In Nocardia sp. NBC_00403, one DNA window encodes the following:
- a CDS encoding O-methyltransferase produces MANHGGLGALVRDLLPLLRWSNIRFVLGGLSLLRTGQVGDGREAALRDHVLTNATAGDPESVLATIDDFARNRSMLMNIGDEKGLILDAAVRRATPTLLLELGTYCGYSAVRVGRLIPADARLVSVEASPANAEIARAVIEHAGLTDRVSVVVGKIGDGGTTVQRLLDEYGFAVSALDFVFIDHWKTAYLPDLKTIIAANWLHPGTIVVADNVKVPGAPRYRRYLREHEGTSWRTIEHKTHVEYQSLLTDLVLESEYLD; encoded by the coding sequence ATGGCCAATCACGGCGGGCTCGGCGCGCTGGTGCGCGACCTGTTGCCACTGCTGCGCTGGTCGAACATCCGCTTCGTGCTGGGCGGGTTGAGTCTGCTGCGCACGGGGCAGGTCGGCGACGGCCGTGAGGCCGCACTGCGCGACCACGTGCTCACCAACGCCACGGCGGGTGATCCGGAGAGCGTGCTCGCCACCATCGACGATTTCGCCCGCAATCGCAGCATGCTGATGAATATCGGAGACGAAAAAGGGCTGATTTTGGATGCGGCGGTCCGGCGGGCCACCCCGACACTGCTGCTCGAACTGGGCACCTACTGCGGCTACAGCGCGGTGCGCGTGGGGCGGCTGATACCCGCGGACGCACGGCTGGTGTCGGTGGAGGCCAGCCCCGCCAATGCCGAGATCGCCCGCGCTGTCATCGAACACGCCGGATTGACGGATCGGGTCAGCGTGGTGGTCGGCAAGATCGGCGACGGCGGCACGACGGTGCAGCGGCTGCTCGACGAGTACGGATTCGCCGTCAGCGCACTGGATTTCGTGTTCATCGATCATTGGAAGACCGCATATCTGCCGGACCTGAAAACGATCATCGCAGCGAATTGGCTGCATCCGGGGACGATCGTGGTGGCCGATAACGTCAAAGTGCCCGGCGCACCGCGTTATCGGCGCTACCTGCGCGAGCACGAGGGCACCTCCTGGCGCACCATCGAACACAAGACTCACGTCGAATACCAGTCGCTGCTAACCGACCTGGTGCTCGAGTCCGAATATCTGGACTGA
- a CDS encoding DUF2784 domain-containing protein, whose amino-acid sequence MLYRLLADVTAAVHFAFVAYVVVGGFLAWRWPRTIWLHLIAFGWGFGTVLFGVDCPLTYLENWARHRAGVAGLPSSGFIDHYLTGVIYPESALGLVRVLVAVCVAVSWSGFAWLSRQRAGSRVRTSG is encoded by the coding sequence GTGCTGTACCGGCTGCTGGCCGACGTTACCGCCGCCGTGCACTTCGCCTTCGTGGCCTACGTGGTGGTCGGCGGATTTCTCGCGTGGCGCTGGCCGCGCACCATCTGGCTGCACTTGATCGCATTCGGATGGGGCTTCGGCACCGTCCTGTTCGGAGTCGATTGTCCGCTGACCTATCTGGAGAATTGGGCGCGCCACCGGGCCGGTGTGGCCGGGCTCCCGTCGAGTGGGTTCATCGACCACTACCTGACCGGAGTGATCTACCCGGAGAGCGCGCTGGGGTTGGTGCGGGTGCTGGTTGCGGTGTGTGTCGCGGTGTCGTGGTCCGGATTCGCGTGGTTGTCGCGGCAGCGGGCGGGCAGCCGCGTACGAACTTCCGGATAG
- a CDS encoding thioesterase II family protein → MRRTIAATDWLRVLRADAAARHQLVCMPPGGGSVTAYRTLAAKLGPGIAVAAVQYPGRQDRLGEPLISDMETLTSRIAEEILRQGPVERLALFGHSMGATVAFETARLLERAGQPVTTLFVSGRPAPTYLEPGRLHLASDDELIGDLERLATDPASVRILRDDPGLAELVLPAVRSDYQAVETYVYCADGPLAGDIAALVSTEDPTVVPAQADEWRDHTAGRFERAVFAGGHFYVDEKVAEVADLITASLARHHPVA, encoded by the coding sequence GTGCGCCGAACCATCGCGGCCACGGACTGGTTGCGAGTGCTGCGGGCCGACGCCGCGGCGCGACACCAACTGGTCTGCATGCCGCCGGGCGGCGGGTCCGTTACCGCGTACCGGACGTTGGCCGCGAAGCTCGGCCCCGGTATTGCCGTTGCCGCCGTGCAGTATCCGGGTCGGCAGGATCGGCTCGGCGAACCCCTGATCTCGGATATGGAGACGCTGACGAGTCGGATCGCCGAGGAGATCTTGCGCCAAGGGCCGGTCGAGCGATTGGCGCTGTTCGGCCACAGTATGGGAGCGACGGTGGCATTCGAAACGGCCCGCCTGCTCGAGCGCGCAGGCCAGCCGGTGACCACGCTGTTCGTCTCCGGCCGTCCCGCGCCGACCTACCTGGAACCGGGGCGTCTGCACCTCGCGTCGGACGACGAGCTGATCGGTGATCTGGAGCGGTTGGCGACCGACCCGGCATCGGTGCGGATATTGCGCGACGACCCCGGTCTCGCCGAGCTGGTGTTGCCTGCTGTCCGCAGCGACTATCAGGCGGTGGAGACCTACGTCTACTGCGCGGATGGGCCACTCGCCGGGGATATCGCCGCGCTGGTGAGCACCGAGGATCCCACGGTGGTCCCGGCGCAGGCCGACGAGTGGCGCGATCACACCGCGGGAAGGTTCGAGCGTGCGGTGTTCGCGGGTGGGCATTTCTATGTGGACGAGAAGGTCGCCGAGGTGGCCGACCTGATCACAGCGAGCTTGGCACGCCACCACCCGGTGGCGTGA
- a CDS encoding ATP-binding protein has product MTEWTTEQDSGSTTIEIRVPALLEQLVMLRALAETVALIADFGLDEVTDIRLALDEIATELILDAVADTTIDCRFTYRESAMLVRVSSVAASNTVPGQGSFGWHIVRTLTDTVHAVQAPLDAATGGYPTIVDFHWVRGGSDG; this is encoded by the coding sequence ATGACGGAGTGGACGACAGAGCAGGACAGCGGATCGACCACCATCGAGATTCGGGTGCCTGCACTGCTCGAGCAACTGGTGATGCTGCGGGCCCTCGCCGAAACCGTCGCTCTTATCGCGGATTTCGGGCTCGACGAGGTCACCGACATTCGGCTGGCACTCGACGAGATCGCCACGGAGCTGATTCTCGACGCCGTTGCGGACACGACCATCGATTGCCGGTTCACCTATCGCGAGTCCGCGATGCTCGTGCGGGTCTCCTCCGTCGCCGCGTCGAATACTGTACCGGGCCAGGGTAGTTTCGGATGGCATATCGTGCGTACACTCACCGACACCGTGCACGCCGTACAGGCCCCGCTCGACGCCGCCACCGGCGGCTATCCGACCATCGTCGATTTCCACTGGGTGCGGGGCGGCTCCGATGGTTGA
- a CDS encoding RNA polymerase sigma factor SigF, translated as MVDEQVSSPAPRPRRARPGTDPYDNIEPLLTELAAVRTDDPHREVLRQRVIERCLPLAENIARKFSGRGENFDDLLQIARVGLVQTVDRFDPAFGASFLSFAVPTIMGEVRRHFRDHTWALRVPRRLKEIQQAIGPATEELAQRLGRIPRAREIAEEIGADLTEVTQALIARNAYQTAPLDPSPSGGDDSPTTSVLDTYGADESSYRTVEDYLAVEPLIAALPEQQRQVLIMRFFKSMSQAQIAEQLGCSQMNVSRILSKTLNTLREQALRD; from the coding sequence ATGGTTGATGAGCAGGTCTCGTCACCGGCGCCGCGACCGCGGCGAGCTCGCCCAGGCACAGATCCCTATGACAACATCGAACCACTGCTGACCGAACTCGCCGCTGTTCGCACAGACGATCCACACCGAGAGGTGTTGCGCCAGCGGGTAATCGAGCGTTGCCTGCCGCTCGCCGAGAACATCGCGCGCAAATTCAGCGGCCGTGGCGAGAATTTCGACGACTTGCTGCAGATCGCCAGAGTCGGCCTGGTGCAAACCGTCGACAGGTTCGACCCCGCCTTCGGTGCGTCGTTCCTGTCCTTCGCCGTGCCGACCATCATGGGCGAAGTACGACGACACTTTCGCGATCACACCTGGGCCTTACGAGTTCCACGGCGGCTCAAGGAAATTCAACAGGCGATTGGCCCGGCCACCGAAGAGCTGGCGCAGCGACTCGGCCGCATACCGAGGGCAAGGGAGATCGCCGAGGAAATCGGCGCCGACCTGACCGAGGTCACCCAGGCGCTCATCGCACGCAACGCCTACCAAACCGCACCCCTCGACCCCTCGCCCAGCGGCGGCGATGACAGCCCTACGACCTCGGTACTGGACACCTACGGCGCCGACGAATCGAGCTATCGCACCGTCGAGGACTATTTGGCGGTCGAACCGCTCATTGCCGCGCTGCCCGAGCAGCAGCGTCAGGTGTTGATCATGCGTTTCTTCAAGTCCATGTCCCAGGCCCAGATCGCCGAACAGCTGGGCTGCTCCCAGATGAACGTCTCCCGCATCCTGTCCAAAACCCTCAACACGTTGCGCGAGCAGGCATTACGTGACTGA
- a CDS encoding ATP-binding protein, which yields MPVWRLRDFRDDDLDQAIQIWDQSRNPGSAEPVFAVAEVMAAARKGLSAVVAEVGAEMVGMAVAEVQGERAWVLLVALGSRWRERGIGSALLAELERRLRTAGVRRICALLPAGATGAVAFENSGYLRRDGLVYYEMRERLGPEQSSLLTELGGRLLPPGLWQSMAGMDREKDVIERRIVLPLANRDIAERHGVQTPKSVILFGPPGTGKTSFAKAVASRLGWPFVELFPSRLAAAASGGLAASLRETFDDIAELDELLLFIDEVEEIAVARSGAATSAAHGVTNELLKLIPAFREKDSRLLVCATNSVRSLDSALLRPGRFDYVIPIGPPDVPARNAIWLRYLGPASDRIDLDRLVSASALFTPADIEFAARKSAQTAFEREMLSGSGEPASTADYLAAIADTRPTLTPDILTAFEQDNENYTRL from the coding sequence ATGCCGGTGTGGCGATTGCGCGACTTTCGCGATGACGACCTGGATCAGGCGATCCAGATCTGGGATCAGAGTCGAAATCCTGGGTCTGCCGAACCCGTCTTCGCCGTTGCCGAGGTGATGGCGGCGGCGCGGAAGGGGCTGTCGGCGGTGGTTGCCGAGGTCGGTGCCGAGATGGTCGGGATGGCGGTTGCCGAGGTACAGGGCGAGCGCGCCTGGGTGCTGTTGGTTGCGCTGGGGTCGCGCTGGAGGGAACGCGGTATCGGCAGCGCTTTGCTCGCCGAACTCGAGCGGCGACTGCGGACCGCCGGTGTCCGGCGGATCTGCGCCCTGCTACCCGCGGGGGCGACGGGCGCTGTCGCCTTCGAAAACTCCGGCTACCTGCGCCGCGACGGTTTGGTCTACTACGAGATGCGCGAGCGCCTCGGCCCTGAGCAGAGCAGCCTGCTCACCGAGTTGGGTGGGCGACTGCTGCCCCCGGGGCTGTGGCAGTCGATGGCAGGCATGGACCGGGAGAAAGATGTCATTGAACGCCGGATCGTGCTGCCGCTTGCGAATAGGGACATCGCCGAACGTCATGGTGTGCAGACGCCCAAGAGCGTGATTTTGTTCGGGCCACCCGGCACCGGCAAGACGAGTTTCGCGAAAGCAGTGGCCTCGCGCCTGGGCTGGCCGTTCGTCGAGCTGTTCCCCTCGAGGTTGGCCGCGGCCGCGTCGGGCGGCTTGGCGGCCTCACTGCGAGAAACGTTCGACGATATCGCGGAACTCGACGAACTTTTGCTCTTCATCGACGAAGTCGAGGAGATCGCCGTTGCCCGCTCGGGTGCGGCAACCAGCGCCGCGCACGGTGTCACCAATGAGCTGCTCAAGTTGATTCCGGCCTTCCGGGAGAAGGACAGTCGCCTGCTGGTGTGCGCGACGAACTCCGTGCGTTCGTTGGACTCGGCCCTCCTGCGGCCGGGTCGTTTCGACTACGTGATCCCGATCGGTCCGCCGGATGTGCCTGCCCGCAATGCAATTTGGCTTCGGTATCTCGGGCCTGCCAGCGATCGCATCGATCTCGACCGATTAGTCAGCGCGAGTGCACTTTTCACTCCCGCTGATATCGAGTTCGCGGCACGCAAGAGCGCCCAGACTGCATTCGAACGTGAGATGCTCAGTGGTAGTGGTGAACCCGCGAGCACTGCGGACTACCTTGCGGCCATCGCCGACACTCGTCCGACACTGACGCCGGACATCCTCACCGCGTTCGAGCAGGACAACGAGAACTATACCCGGCTCTGA
- a CDS encoding CoA transferase: MNAHERLLHDYESGIGVPGSSIAPPFVPGRYLAATLPVWALAAGSVAALNTAANRIRVAHGLHPVAYRLDPDRITAAFSSERLLRIDGQPPTMFAELSGFFPTFDGWVRTHANYSHHHVGLLAALGLPADVPIDLAVAQMAMSRASDIEERAAEVGAIAVRVRTEQEWAGSPQGQAAAAGPLVAIDLRDDRGESGLPIGATPLQPLRGVRVLDLTRVIAGPVATRTLALLGAEVLRVDPPQLPEIPWQFADTCQGKHSTLLDVRGKLAALDDLLASADVLITGYRPGALEQAGLRAAARPGLVHGRVSAWGESGPWGNRRGFDSIVQAAVGISIIEGAAAVPGALPAQALDHASGYLLAAGVIDALVARASDGIGRDVRVALARTGSWLLDAPDRMPSHPPAAAPNPAATVMHRNVVTAAPALPEYPDYAWPAPAYGAGAAAWPVRTR; the protein is encoded by the coding sequence GTGAACGCGCACGAACGGCTGCTGCACGACTACGAATCCGGCATCGGTGTCCCCGGCTCCAGCATTGCGCCGCCCTTTGTTCCCGGCAGGTATCTCGCCGCCACCCTGCCGGTCTGGGCGCTGGCCGCCGGATCGGTCGCGGCGCTGAACACCGCGGCGAACCGCATCAGGGTCGCGCACGGCCTGCACCCGGTGGCGTATCGGCTGGACCCGGACCGCATCACCGCTGCATTCTCCAGCGAACGCTTGTTGCGCATCGATGGACAGCCGCCGACGATGTTCGCGGAGCTGTCCGGCTTCTTCCCCACTTTCGACGGCTGGGTCCGCACCCACGCCAACTACTCGCACCACCACGTCGGGCTGCTCGCCGCACTCGGTCTGCCCGCCGACGTCCCGATCGATCTGGCCGTCGCGCAGATGGCGATGAGCCGCGCCTCCGATATCGAGGAGCGGGCCGCCGAGGTGGGCGCGATCGCCGTGCGGGTCCGCACAGAACAGGAATGGGCCGGGAGCCCGCAAGGACAGGCCGCCGCGGCCGGACCATTGGTCGCGATCGACTTGCGCGACGACCGTGGCGAGTCCGGATTGCCCATCGGCGCAACGCCTTTGCAGCCACTGCGCGGCGTCCGTGTGCTCGATCTGACCCGCGTGATCGCCGGACCCGTGGCGACCCGCACACTGGCGCTGCTCGGCGCCGAGGTGCTGCGTGTCGATCCGCCGCAGCTGCCCGAGATCCCGTGGCAGTTCGCCGACACCTGCCAGGGCAAACACTCCACCCTGCTCGACGTGCGCGGCAAGCTCGCTGCGCTCGATGACCTGCTGGCCTCTGCCGACGTGCTGATCACCGGATACCGGCCCGGCGCACTCGAACAGGCGGGGCTCCGTGCGGCCGCGCGCCCCGGACTGGTGCACGGCCGGGTCAGTGCGTGGGGCGAATCCGGCCCTTGGGGCAACCGGCGCGGTTTCGACAGCATTGTGCAAGCCGCAGTGGGTATTTCGATCATCGAGGGCGCTGCGGCAGTCCCCGGCGCACTGCCTGCGCAGGCCCTCGACCACGCATCCGGCTACCTGCTCGCCGCCGGCGTCATCGACGCGCTCGTCGCACGAGCCTCCGACGGTATCGGCCGCGATGTCCGAGTAGCCCTCGCGCGCACCGGTTCCTGGCTGCTCGACGCACCGGACCGCATGCCGAGCCATCCACCAGCCGCCGCGCCCAACCCCGCCGCGACCGTGATGCACCGAAATGTGGTCACCGCCGCGCCCGCGCTGCCCGAGTATCCCGATTACGCCTGGCCTGCTCCCGCCTACGGTGCGGGGGCGGCCGCGTGGCCCGTGCGCACGCGCTGA